The proteins below come from a single Micropterus dolomieu isolate WLL.071019.BEF.003 ecotype Adirondacks linkage group LG05, ASM2129224v1, whole genome shotgun sequence genomic window:
- the osbpl9 gene encoding oxysterol-binding protein-related protein 9 isoform X4 encodes MSIGARHPEAETGFVPSVQDFDKKLAEADAYLQILIDQLKLFDEKIKDCKEDESRRKIENLKETTCSMVESIKHCIVLLQIAKDQSNEQQHANGLISTINPVDGIYQPPLDTPVDNTTMPTQTTLPTDASQVCKSDQRPSTLSVGPVVTVMGSLQTPTPNSTGSGPSGPSSGISSPAHMPLPSHSVPDFSYSSSEDEFYDADEFYQSTTSPKHCIDPSGPAAASSLTNEVTGLKRPDTNESLNSSMSNGTTDADPFDSHDDRDDDGEGESVEEHKSVIMHLLSQVRLGMDLTKVVLPTFILERRSLLEMYADFFAHPDLFVSIAEQPEPRERMVHVVKWYLSAFHAGRKGSVAKKPYNPILGEVFYCHWDLPSETEEPPPQTETVSDGPVPWSSANSVQFVAEQVSHHPPISAFYAECLSKKIQFNAHIWTKSKFLGMSIGVHNIGQGCVSCLEHDEHYILTFPNGYGRSILTVPWVELGGECNISCSKSGYSANIVFHTKPFYGGKKHRITAEIFPPNDKKSFCSIEGEWNGVMYAKWATGENTVFIDTKRIGIVKKKVRKLEDQLDYESRRLWRDVTLNLKLKDIDAATDAKHRLEEKQRGEARERKENEQQWETRLFHEDGECWVYDEPLLKRLASQRH; translated from the exons AAAATTGAAAATTTGAAGGAGACTACTTGT AGCATGGTAGAGTCCATCAAGCACTGTATTGTACTGCTGCAAATCGCCAAG GACCAAAGTAACGAACAGCAACACGCAAACGGACTTATA AGCACCATCAACCCAGTGGATGGGATCTACCAGCCCCCTCTGGACACCCCCGTAGACAACACCACGATGCCAACACAGACCACACTACCCACAG ACGCTTCTCAGGTGTGTAAATCCGACCAACGACCCTCCACGTTATCCGTTGGTCCCGTTGTCACGGTGATGGGAAGTCTGCAGACCCCAACTCCCAACAGCACAG gGAGTGGCCCGTCTGGCCCCAGCAGCGGCATCTCCTCCCCGGCTCACATGCCCCTCCCCTCACACTCGGTGCCGGACTTCTCCTATTCCTCGAGTGAGGATGAGTTCTACGATGCTGACGAGTTCTACCAGAGCACCACTTCCCCCAAACACTGCATAGA TCCCTCAGGGCCCGCGGCTGCCTCATCCCTCACTAATGAGGTAACCGGTTTGAAACGACCAGACACAAACGAGTCCCTCAACTCGTCCATGTCCAACGGCACCACAGATGCAG ACCCGTTTGATAGCCACGATGACCGTGATGATGACGGCGAAGGTGAGTCTGTGGAGGAGCACAAGAGCGTCATCATGCATCTTCTCTCTCAAGTTCGTTTGGGCATGGACCTCACTAAG GTGGTCCTGCCTACCTTCATCCTAGAAAGGAGGTCTTTGTTAGAAATGTACGCAGACTTCTTTGCACATCCTGACTTATTTGTAAG TATCGCTGAGCAGCCGGAGCCCCGGGAGCGCATGGTGCATGTGGTAAAGTGGTACCTGTCAGCTTTCCATGCAGGGAGGAAAGGTTCAGTGGCCAAGAAACCTTACAACCCAATCCTGGGAGAAGTCTTCTACTGCCACTGGGATCTACCCAGCGAAACCGAGGAGCCTCCCCCCCAAACG GAGACGGTATCAGACGGTCCAGTTCCATGGTCCTCAGCAAACAGTGTGCAGTTTGTGGCAGAGCAGGTCTCTCACCACCCACCCA TTTCTGCATTCTATGCAGAGTGTTTAAGTAAGAAGATCCAGTTCAACGCTCATATCTGGACTAAGTCTAAATTCTTAGGCATGTCCATAGGTGTCCACAATATTGGCCAAG gttgtgtgtcttgtttggaGCACGATGAACACTACATCCTCACCTTCCCTAACGGATATGGCAG GTCGATTCTGACTGTGCCGTGGGTGGAGCTGGGTGGGGAGTGCAACATCTCCTGCTCCAAGTCGGGCTATAGTGCTAACATCGTGTTCCACACCAAACCCTTCTACGGTGGAAAGAAGCACAGGATCACCGCTGAGATTTT tCCACCTAATGATAAGAAGTCTTTCTGCTCCATTGAAGGAGAATGGAACGGAGTGATGTATGCCAAGTGGGCAACTGGA GAGAACACAGTGTTCATAGACACTAAGAGGATAGGCATCGTTAAGAAGAAAGTGAGAAAGCTGGAAGACCAGCTCGACTACGAGTCCCGAAG ATTGTGGAGAGATGTGACATTGAACCTGAAGCTGAAAGACATTGATGCAGCAACAGATGCCAAACATCGGCTGGAGGAGAAACAAAGGGGCGAagccagagagaggaaggagaacgAGCAGCAATGGGAGACCAGG CTATTCCACGAGGACGGGGAGTGCTGGGTCTATGATGAGCCTCTATTAAAGAGATTAGCCTCTCAGAGGCACTGA
- the osbpl9 gene encoding oxysterol-binding protein-related protein 9 isoform X5, whose protein sequence is MVESIKHCIVLLQIAKDQSNEQQHANGLISTINPVDGIYQPPLDTPVDNTTMPTQTTLPTDASQVCKSDQRPSTLSVGPVVTVMGSLQTPTPNSTGSGPSGPSSGISSPAHMPLPSHSVPDFSYSSSEDEFYDADEFYQSTTSPKHCIDPSGPAAASSLTNEVTGLKRPDTNESLNSSMSNGTTDADPFDSHDDRDDDGEGESVEEHKSVIMHLLSQVRLGMDLTKVVLPTFILERRSLLEMYADFFAHPDLFVSIAEQPEPRERMVHVVKWYLSAFHAGRKGSVAKKPYNPILGEVFYCHWDLPSETEEPPPQTETVSDGPVPWSSANSVQFVAEQVSHHPPISAFYAECLSKKIQFNAHIWTKSKFLGMSIGVHNIGQGCVSCLEHDEHYILTFPNGYGRSILTVPWVELGGECNISCSKSGYSANIVFHTKPFYGGKKHRITAEIFPPNDKKSFCSIEGEWNGVMYAKWATGENTVFIDTKRIGIVKKKVRKLEDQLDYESRRLWRDVTLNLKLKDIDAATDAKHRLEEKQRGEARERKENEQQWETRLFHEDGECWVYDEPLLKRLASQRH, encoded by the exons ATGGTAGAGTCCATCAAGCACTGTATTGTACTGCTGCAAATCGCCAAG GACCAAAGTAACGAACAGCAACACGCAAACGGACTTATA AGCACCATCAACCCAGTGGATGGGATCTACCAGCCCCCTCTGGACACCCCCGTAGACAACACCACGATGCCAACACAGACCACACTACCCACAG ACGCTTCTCAGGTGTGTAAATCCGACCAACGACCCTCCACGTTATCCGTTGGTCCCGTTGTCACGGTGATGGGAAGTCTGCAGACCCCAACTCCCAACAGCACAG gGAGTGGCCCGTCTGGCCCCAGCAGCGGCATCTCCTCCCCGGCTCACATGCCCCTCCCCTCACACTCGGTGCCGGACTTCTCCTATTCCTCGAGTGAGGATGAGTTCTACGATGCTGACGAGTTCTACCAGAGCACCACTTCCCCCAAACACTGCATAGA TCCCTCAGGGCCCGCGGCTGCCTCATCCCTCACTAATGAGGTAACCGGTTTGAAACGACCAGACACAAACGAGTCCCTCAACTCGTCCATGTCCAACGGCACCACAGATGCAG ACCCGTTTGATAGCCACGATGACCGTGATGATGACGGCGAAGGTGAGTCTGTGGAGGAGCACAAGAGCGTCATCATGCATCTTCTCTCTCAAGTTCGTTTGGGCATGGACCTCACTAAG GTGGTCCTGCCTACCTTCATCCTAGAAAGGAGGTCTTTGTTAGAAATGTACGCAGACTTCTTTGCACATCCTGACTTATTTGTAAG TATCGCTGAGCAGCCGGAGCCCCGGGAGCGCATGGTGCATGTGGTAAAGTGGTACCTGTCAGCTTTCCATGCAGGGAGGAAAGGTTCAGTGGCCAAGAAACCTTACAACCCAATCCTGGGAGAAGTCTTCTACTGCCACTGGGATCTACCCAGCGAAACCGAGGAGCCTCCCCCCCAAACG GAGACGGTATCAGACGGTCCAGTTCCATGGTCCTCAGCAAACAGTGTGCAGTTTGTGGCAGAGCAGGTCTCTCACCACCCACCCA TTTCTGCATTCTATGCAGAGTGTTTAAGTAAGAAGATCCAGTTCAACGCTCATATCTGGACTAAGTCTAAATTCTTAGGCATGTCCATAGGTGTCCACAATATTGGCCAAG gttgtgtgtcttgtttggaGCACGATGAACACTACATCCTCACCTTCCCTAACGGATATGGCAG GTCGATTCTGACTGTGCCGTGGGTGGAGCTGGGTGGGGAGTGCAACATCTCCTGCTCCAAGTCGGGCTATAGTGCTAACATCGTGTTCCACACCAAACCCTTCTACGGTGGAAAGAAGCACAGGATCACCGCTGAGATTTT tCCACCTAATGATAAGAAGTCTTTCTGCTCCATTGAAGGAGAATGGAACGGAGTGATGTATGCCAAGTGGGCAACTGGA GAGAACACAGTGTTCATAGACACTAAGAGGATAGGCATCGTTAAGAAGAAAGTGAGAAAGCTGGAAGACCAGCTCGACTACGAGTCCCGAAG ATTGTGGAGAGATGTGACATTGAACCTGAAGCTGAAAGACATTGATGCAGCAACAGATGCCAAACATCGGCTGGAGGAGAAACAAAGGGGCGAagccagagagaggaaggagaacgAGCAGCAATGGGAGACCAGG CTATTCCACGAGGACGGGGAGTGCTGGGTCTATGATGAGCCTCTATTAAAGAGATTAGCCTCTCAGAGGCACTGA